In Microbacterium lushaniae, the following are encoded in one genomic region:
- a CDS encoding aminotransferase class V-fold PLP-dependent enzyme — MTMPRSTALRQTRADFPFFQRRPGQVYLDSAATSQPPRVVLDAERTFTETAYAAVHRGASAATGSATTAFESARARIARFVGAGDDEIVWTENATDAINLLAWSLTDAAHEGGDGPWVLHPGDEIVITEAEHHANLVPWQRLAARTGAVLRAVPVDDEGLWTIDALAGVVSDRTRLIAFAHISNVTGFVAPVEDVVALAARHGALTFLDACQSAPHRPLDLHGLGVDFAAFSAHKMLGPTGIGVLYGRAALLNALPPGRTGGSAITTVTLESAGFLPAPHRFEPGTQPVVQAVGFAAAADYLAGLGMPAVAEREHHLAQALVDTVVRVPGVRIIGPAAGAERAALVSFVVDGVHPHDVGQFLDDRGVTVRTGHHCAQPLHRRLGVPATTRASAYVYTTDDDIAALGEALAEVRGFFGADR, encoded by the coding sequence ATGACGATGCCACGCTCGACGGCGCTGCGCCAGACCCGCGCCGACTTCCCGTTCTTCCAGCGGCGCCCGGGACAGGTGTACCTCGACTCCGCCGCGACGTCCCAGCCGCCGCGAGTGGTCCTGGATGCCGAGCGCACGTTCACCGAGACCGCCTACGCCGCCGTCCATCGCGGCGCCAGCGCCGCGACCGGGTCGGCGACCACGGCGTTCGAATCGGCGCGCGCCCGGATCGCGCGGTTCGTCGGCGCCGGCGACGACGAGATCGTGTGGACGGAGAACGCCACCGACGCCATCAACCTGCTCGCCTGGTCACTCACGGATGCGGCGCACGAGGGCGGCGACGGACCCTGGGTGCTGCATCCCGGTGACGAGATCGTCATCACCGAGGCCGAGCACCACGCGAACCTCGTTCCGTGGCAGCGACTGGCCGCGCGCACCGGCGCCGTCCTGCGTGCCGTGCCGGTGGACGATGAGGGGCTGTGGACGATCGACGCGCTCGCGGGGGTCGTCTCCGATCGCACGCGGCTCATCGCGTTCGCGCACATCTCCAACGTGACCGGGTTCGTGGCCCCGGTCGAGGACGTCGTCGCCCTGGCCGCCCGGCACGGCGCACTGACCTTCCTCGACGCCTGTCAGTCGGCGCCGCATCGCCCGCTCGACCTGCACGGACTGGGCGTGGACTTCGCCGCCTTCTCCGCGCACAAGATGCTCGGCCCCACCGGTATCGGTGTGCTGTACGGTCGCGCGGCGCTGCTGAACGCGCTGCCTCCGGGGCGCACGGGTGGTTCGGCGATCACGACCGTCACGCTGGAGTCCGCGGGGTTCCTCCCGGCCCCGCACCGGTTCGAACCGGGCACGCAGCCCGTGGTTCAGGCCGTCGGCTTCGCCGCGGCGGCGGACTATCTCGCCGGACTGGGCATGCCGGCGGTCGCCGAACGCGAGCATCATCTCGCCCAGGCGCTCGTGGACACCGTCGTCCGGGTCCCCGGCGTGCGCATCATCGGTCCGGCGGCCGGGGCCGAACGCGCCGCGCTGGTCAGCTTCGTCGTCGACGGCGTGCACCCGCACGACGTCGGGCAGTTCCTCGACGACCGCGGCGTGACCGTCCGCACCGGCCACCACTGCGCCCAGCCGCTGCACCGCCGGCTCGGCGTGCCGGCCACGACCCGCGCCAGCGCCTACGTCTACACCACCGACGACGACATCGCCGCCCTCGGCGAGGCCCTCGCCGAGGTGCGCGGATTCTTCGGAGCCGACCGATGA
- the sufU gene encoding Fe-S cluster assembly sulfur transfer protein SufU produces the protein MSDLNDLYREVILDHSRRPVGRGDVSGFATTHHELNPTCGDEITLGVEIAPDGRISALAWEGSGCSISTASASVMSDLVRDGTREEAAGLIADFRALMRGGGEMEPAESLGDAAAFAGVSRLVTRVKCAMLPWVALEACLRTAP, from the coding sequence ATGAGCGACCTCAACGACCTGTACCGCGAGGTCATCCTCGATCACAGCCGGCGTCCGGTCGGCCGCGGCGACGTGTCGGGGTTCGCCACGACCCACCACGAGCTGAACCCCACGTGCGGGGACGAGATCACCCTCGGCGTGGAGATCGCCCCCGACGGCCGCATCAGCGCGCTGGCGTGGGAGGGATCGGGATGCAGCATCTCCACCGCATCCGCCTCGGTCATGTCCGATCTCGTGCGCGACGGCACGCGGGAGGAGGCGGCCGGACTGATCGCGGATTTCCGCGCGCTCATGCGCGGCGGAGGCGAGATGGAACCCGCCGAGAGCCTCGGGGATGCGGCGGCGTTCGCGGGGGTCTCCCGCCTGGTGACGCGCGTGAAGTGCGCGATGCTGCCGTGGGTGGCGCTGGAGGCGTGCCTGCGCACGGCGCCGTAG
- a CDS encoding cystathionine beta-synthase, whose amino-acid sequence MRYASSVTALIGDTPLVRLNRVTDGIAATVLAKIEFVNPGGSSKDRIAANIIDAAERSGALRPGGTIVEPTSGNTGVGLALFAQQRGYRCVFVVPDKVSDDKRAVLRAYGAEVVVAPTAVAPEDPRSYYSVSRRIVEETPGAFMPNQYDNPNGPRSHYESTGPEIWRDTDGAITHFVTGVGTGGTISGTGRYLKQVSGGAVRIVGADPEGSVYSGGTGRPYFVEGVGEDFWPGAYDPTVVDAVEAVSDAESFAMTRRLAREEGLLVGGSSGMAVVAALRVARGLPADAVVVVILPDSGRGYLAKVFSDPWMQTHGFAVDAPSSGPTVSDLLAERGERALPVVAASATAGDALEALGRAGVDVAPVASAADPVLGEVSGAVHAATLRSASPGTPVADLAGDPLPLVGVGAPAAEALELIAASGAVLVASAGRPVAVLTTADLPGSPATTPTPTPASEGASS is encoded by the coding sequence GTGCGCTACGCCTCGAGCGTGACCGCCCTCATCGGCGACACCCCCCTCGTCCGTCTCAACCGTGTGACCGACGGCATCGCCGCCACCGTGCTGGCGAAGATCGAGTTCGTCAACCCCGGCGGATCGTCCAAGGACCGCATCGCGGCCAACATCATCGACGCCGCCGAACGCAGCGGCGCCCTCCGCCCTGGGGGAACGATCGTGGAGCCGACGAGCGGCAACACAGGTGTGGGCCTGGCGCTGTTCGCGCAGCAGCGCGGCTACCGCTGCGTGTTCGTCGTGCCCGACAAAGTCTCCGACGACAAGCGGGCGGTCCTGCGCGCGTACGGCGCCGAGGTCGTCGTCGCGCCCACCGCCGTGGCACCGGAGGACCCGCGCTCGTACTACAGCGTCTCCCGCCGCATCGTCGAGGAGACCCCGGGCGCGTTCATGCCCAACCAGTACGACAACCCCAACGGCCCCCGCAGCCACTACGAGAGCACGGGCCCGGAGATCTGGCGCGACACCGACGGGGCGATCACCCACTTCGTCACCGGCGTCGGAACGGGCGGCACCATCAGCGGCACGGGGCGCTACCTCAAGCAGGTCTCCGGCGGCGCCGTGCGCATCGTGGGTGCAGATCCGGAGGGTTCGGTGTACTCCGGCGGCACGGGTCGGCCCTACTTCGTCGAGGGCGTCGGTGAGGATTTCTGGCCCGGCGCGTACGACCCCACCGTGGTCGATGCGGTCGAGGCCGTCAGCGACGCCGAGTCGTTCGCGATGACGCGCCGCCTCGCCCGCGAGGAAGGGCTCCTCGTCGGCGGTTCCAGCGGGATGGCCGTGGTCGCGGCACTGCGGGTGGCGCGGGGCCTGCCCGCCGATGCGGTGGTCGTCGTGATCCTCCCCGACAGCGGCCGCGGATACCTCGCCAAGGTCTTCTCCGACCCGTGGATGCAGACGCACGGGTTCGCGGTGGATGCTCCGTCCTCCGGCCCCACGGTTTCCGATCTGCTCGCCGAGCGCGGCGAGCGCGCGCTGCCGGTGGTCGCGGCATCCGCCACTGCCGGTGACGCGCTGGAGGCGCTCGGCCGCGCGGGCGTGGACGTTGCCCCCGTGGCATCCGCCGCCGATCCCGTGCTCGGCGAGGTCTCCGGGGCCGTGCACGCCGCGACCCTGCGCTCGGCCTCCCCCGGGACGCCCGTCGCCGACCTCGCGGGCGACCCGCTCCCGCTCGTGGGTGTGGGGGCGCCGGCGGCTGAGGCGCTCGAGCTGATCGCTGCCTCCGGTGCCGTGCTCGTGGCATCCGCCGGTCGCCCGGTCGCCGTACTCACGACCGCCGATCTCCCAGGCTCCCCCGCCACCACGCCCACGCCCACGCCCGCCTCCGAAGGAGCCTCCTCGTGA
- a CDS encoding cystathionine gamma-synthase: MAFDSLAVHAGQSADPGTGAVIPPVHFSTTYVQDGIGNLRAGYEYGRSGNPTRTALEEQVAALEGGRHGVSFASGLAAEDALLRAALRPGDEVLLGNDVYGGTYRLLSRILGPWGVSLRVVDMSDLEAVAAAIAVRAPQILWVETPSNPLLRVTDIAGLARLGHEAGALVVVDNTFASPALQRPLAHGADVVVHSTTKYLGGHSDVVGGALVLNDDALAEQVRFLQFAAGAVSGPMDAWLTSRGIKTLGLRMQRHSENALALARFLHEDDRVDRVYYPGLPTHPGHDIAAAQMSAFGGIVSVALADAASARRFAESTRLFQLAESLGGVESLVNHPDEMTHASVRGTELAVPAEVVRLSVGIESLDDLRADLDQALSAR, from the coding sequence CTGGCCTTCGACAGCCTCGCCGTGCACGCCGGGCAGTCGGCCGATCCCGGCACCGGCGCGGTCATCCCGCCCGTGCACTTCTCCACCACCTATGTGCAGGACGGCATCGGCAACCTGCGCGCCGGCTACGAGTACGGCCGCAGCGGAAACCCCACGCGCACGGCGCTCGAAGAGCAAGTGGCCGCGCTCGAGGGCGGTCGGCACGGCGTGTCGTTCGCCTCCGGACTCGCCGCCGAAGACGCGCTGCTGCGCGCGGCCCTGCGGCCGGGCGACGAGGTGCTCCTCGGCAATGACGTCTATGGCGGCACGTACCGGCTCCTCTCCCGCATCCTCGGGCCGTGGGGCGTGTCGCTGCGGGTCGTGGACATGAGCGACCTCGAGGCCGTCGCGGCGGCGATCGCCGTGCGCGCGCCGCAGATCCTGTGGGTGGAGACCCCGAGCAACCCCCTCCTGCGCGTGACCGACATCGCCGGGCTCGCGCGCCTCGGCCACGAGGCCGGCGCGCTCGTGGTGGTGGACAACACCTTCGCCTCCCCCGCACTGCAGCGCCCCCTCGCCCACGGCGCCGACGTCGTCGTGCACTCCACGACGAAGTACCTCGGCGGCCACTCCGACGTCGTCGGCGGCGCACTGGTGCTGAACGACGATGCCCTCGCCGAGCAGGTGCGCTTCCTGCAGTTCGCCGCGGGCGCGGTGTCGGGACCCATGGACGCGTGGCTGACCTCCCGCGGCATCAAGACCCTCGGGCTGCGGATGCAGCGGCACAGCGAGAACGCCCTCGCCCTCGCGCGCTTCCTCCACGAGGACGACCGTGTCGATCGCGTGTACTACCCGGGTCTCCCCACGCATCCGGGCCATGACATCGCCGCAGCCCAGATGTCGGCGTTCGGCGGCATCGTCTCCGTCGCACTCGCCGACGCCGCATCCGCCCGCCGTTTCGCGGAATCCACGCGCCTGTTCCAGCTCGCCGAGTCGCTCGGCGGGGTGGAATCGCTCGTGAACCACCCCGACGAGATGACGCACGCGTCGGTGCGCGGCACCGAGCTGGCCGTGCCCGCGGAGGTCGTCCGCCTGTCGGTCGGCATCGAGTCGCTCGACGACCTCCGCGCCGACCTCGACCAGGCGCTTTCCGCCCGCTGA